TATAACACATCATATAGTAGATGTTTTGCATCTTGTAAGCTTTGAACTCCAAGTGAAAAAACTAAAACCTCTCTCCCAAAATTTATCCATGCCTTTCTTCTACATCTTTTTCTTTCTAGCTTTGCTAATCTTCTTCACTTCACTTATTAAAAACATACAAACcacaaaagaaaactccaaattTAACCCTCCACCAAGCCCACCATCGTTACCTATCATAGGCCATCTTCACCTTATAGGCTCAATCATACCAAAATCATTCCAAAAACTTTCTCACCACTATGGCCCTTTACTTCATCTCAAACTAGGTGCCTCAACTTCTATACTTGTCTCCAATGCACAAGTTGCCAAACAAGTCATGAAAAACCATGACCTTAACTTTTGTTACCGACCTCAATTTGGATCCTCTCATGATTTTTTATACAAAGGGTCATATTTCATCACTGCTCCATATGGTCCTTATTGGAGATTCATGAAAAAACTATGTGTTACTAAATTACTCTCTAGTTCACAACTTGATCGTTTCTTGCATATTAGAGAGCAAGAATTAGAGAGCCTCTTGAAATCTTTTGTGGTGTGTTGTAATGAAAATAGGTCAACGGATTTGTGTTTGGATTTCACTAGTTTTACTAATAATATTTTGTGTCGTATGGCAATGGGAACCACTTGCTTTGACAAAGATGTTATTAGATGTTTGGTTAGGGAGTTTATGCATGTAGGAGCTAAATTGAGTATGGGTGAAGTGTTTGGGCCTTTGGGGATATTGGATTTGTTTGGGTATGGGAAAAAGCTTAGGAGGATAGTGGGTGAATTTGatcatattttggaagatttcttgAAGGAACATGAAGAGAGAAATAGTGAGGATTGTCAAGGAGACATGATGGATGTTTTATTAGAAGTGTATAGAAATCCAAATGCTGAAGTGAGGTTAACAAGAAATGATATCAAAGCCTTCTTCTTGGTAAGTTGTTTTTCTTTTCCATTATATTTCATCATCTCATCACTCTTTTTTACAAATAGGGTTGAAAATATTAAAGTTAAATGTGCTTTtacaattttgtaatttttttctccattttttttaatattgggaGACAAATGATCATAACCACTAGATTACACATACTCAATTAGGGTTCAAATTTTGATGCTGACGTTCAACGTAATAATATTGAATTTATGTCCGTTGAACTAAAATTGGTGAACTgtaactttatttttataatataaaataaaaaataaaaaataataatatctttCATCATTATATCAAATTTGTTTCTATCTCAGAGTGGCAAAATAAGATCGGTCAGTATATTATGTCTGTTTAGTCCGTATTTTTTATGCGGGACAGGTCAAAGTTTTAAGTTTGCACCTTCTAATATGTTTGCTCCATCTTTTTTTATAGGCACGAGTATTTGCatactatttatatttttaaatttaaaatgtgtAGTGTTGCGGATTTACTCCGACTCGCCTTCAGTTTTTTGCGAGAAGCGTCAAATTATCTTACAAGACAGCCTAAGACAGACATAGTCGGTTAAAACTCACTTGTTCACCCCTATTATTTAGTATATATAGTTAGtgcataaaatttaaaatattatattatactaTCAAAGAAACTTCCCAATGGTAGAAGAAAAACAATTTGAATTCAAAatagtattttttgaatttttattatgattatCTTTTTACACAAGGACATTTTCTTGGCTGGAACAGACACATCTTCAGTGGCAATGCAATGGGCCATGGCAGAGATAATAAACAACCCAAAAATACTGAAGAAATTAAGGGCTGAGATTAAGTCTGTAGTGGGACCTACAAGATTAGTCAGAGAATCCGACATTCCAAAACTGCCTTACCTACAAGCTTGTGTGAAGGAAGTACTAAGACTTCATCCATCTGCACCGTTCGCTCTTAGACAATCATCAGAGGATTGCAAAATCAACGGCTATGATATAAAAGCACAAACTAGAACATTGATTAATGTGTATGCCATTATGAGGGACCCACAATCATGGGTTAATCCTGAGGAGTATATACCTGAAAGATTCTTAGATAGTGGAGATGAGATCAACGGTGGAGATGGATATGTGAATAAAATGGACGGTGGTGATGATTTTAGGTATATTCCATTTGGGTTTGGTAGGAGGGGTTGTCCTGGATCTTCACTTGCTTTAAAGGTTATAGAAGTTACGGTTGCTGCATTGGTGCAATGTTTTGAGTGGAAAATTAAAGGTGGTGGTAAAGTTGATTTGGAAGAAGGTTCTTCTTTTTCTGTGGGATTAGCAAAACCGTTGGTTTGTTACCCTGTTACTTGTTTTAATCCTTTTGAAGTTTGTGATTAGTGTATTTTTGCATAAGATAATGTTGTTATaacttatatatattatattgtatTATTAATTAAGTATATTAGGTGGTACTATTCTTAGTTTTTGTGTTTGgtttatgttataattttttgTCATTGGTTTCCATTATTTACCACTGAATAATGATGAAAACTTAATAGCAATGatcaacaacaaaacaaaagagAGTAGGGTTCTTTATGGTTtagttcaataaaaaaattaaatcaaaattaattagtttatagtAAAAGGTCATTGGAATTGAACTAAATCGTTTAAATTTAATTAGAATCGAATGAATTAAAATTATTAGTTATTTATATTGGTTCAGAATTTTGAACCGTATTAAATCGTTAGAAGATAATTTTTTCAAACAGAATCATTCATTAAAGAGTTAAATATTATACTTTTTTTccgaatatttttaataaaaaaatttaaactagtatttaacattttttatttttcagtttCGATTCGATAATATTTTTGTTTCTGTtcagtttatttattatttagtttggttctaatttaattattttaactttaTTTCGATTAGATTCATTCTATAAATTTTTTGAACAGTACTAAGTGAGAGTGAAAGCCTTTTACTATCTACATAATTTTGCAAAATTGCTTTTACATATGATAGCATGAAGGTTATTGATACATGTACAGTTGGCAATAGACTTAACAAATGTTTAACTGCTAACTGCATccctaacaaaacttaatataCTTGTAACTAACACTAACAGACACCTAACTAACTTTAACAAAATTAAGCTATCAACAACTAACTCTGTTAGTTTTATCAATGAAGTTTGGCTTGGTCTTGGCTTTATCTCTAACACCCCCACAAGATCAATGGGTTTGCAACAAACAATCTTAAACTTGGTCTTTAGATCTTGAAAAGTTGTTGTGCCAAGAGATTTTGTTAGTGTATCAGCTAGTTGAGCAGAGCTCTTGAATAACTAATTTTTTTGACACCACTCTTTCTCATATTAAATGTATATCAAGCTCTATATAATATATACTTGTTACTTTTGCATGGAAAATAGAATTGAGAGACAAACACTCATATTtagggttttaaaaaacggtcTGCGACCGCGAATACGGCTGCGACAAAATGGTTTTGGCAGATGCAAATACCGATACTATTATCACTGTTTTTCATATTGAAGAACAAATTGTTATTAATTCACACAGCGACGACCGCAATACAACTGTACCGACCAAAATCGCAAAAACCTTTACGCGACTGTGACGCGACCGcgaccgttttttaaaaccttgcTCATATTATCATACAATAATGTAGATGAGTAGAAGGGAACACCAAGCTCGGGTAGAAGGGACTCTAGCCATAGCAATTCAAAGGTAGTATGAGTAAATCAAACGGTATTCTGCTTCGGTGCTCGAACTAGTAATTAGGAATTGCTTTTTACAACTCAATTCCACAAGATTAGATCCAAATTTGATGCAATCAGACAATCTCCCACATTTTGGGTCGGAAATAatttaaatgacaaatattttttcCCATTCAATATTGTAAATTGCACCTCTCTAACTTCACTCACTAGAACGTTAAAATGTTAACTTTGCAGTCACACCCCCGCTCTATCTTAATAGAGATTCTCACCACGGCATTACAAAAACTTCATACTTACACGTCATCAATCTGAAATACATTGACTTAAATATTGtttatgaaacaataacagcaCATTAAATTTATATCCAATTATTAATCcttaatattaaaaataccaCATATTCTCCAATACTCATGCATCTCATTTTTTCCTTCTATCTATGCACCACTCTTCATATCTCTTTCTCTCAGAAATATTATATACGCACTACCAAACATTTTCCTTACAATATATATTGAACCCGACAAACAAAGCTTTCTATGCATACACAAACAACCAGGCGACATGTTCTTTTCTTCAGAGTTTAGACTCGGTCACCATAACAATTTAAAACTCACATGTTGCCGTAGCCGGCCTTCCAAAAATTTGAGAGCAACATATCATCGTCCTTTTCCAAAACAGATAACAATTATCAAACACAAACCATAACAATTTCATCAATATGTACCATAGTTATTGCCTTCTTAAATACAACAAAGTAACCAACATATTTTCACTCACTCATAGAATATGGCTGATTACCAAGGTTACTTCATACTTTTCATCATATGGCTAATATCCACAATTTTGATAAGAGCCCTACTCAAAAGAACACATAACAAACCAAATTTACCtccaactccattttccttaccTATAATAGGACACCTTCATCTCCTAGGTACAATACCTCACCAAGGTTTTCACAAACTCTCAACAAAATATGGACCTATAGTCCATCTTTTCCTAGGTTCCATCCCTTGTGTTGTAGCTTCCTCGCCCGAATCCGCCAAAGAGTTTCTTAAAACTCACGAAAACTTTTTCTCCAACCGTCCTCAAAGTTCGGCTGTTGATTATCTAACATACGGCTCACAGGATTTCTCGTTTTCACCGTATGGACCTTATTGGAAATTCATGAAGAAGATATGCATGTCTGAACTTCTTAGTGGTGTCACGTTAACTCGGCTTCTTCCTGTGAGGAAACAAGAGACAAAAAGGTTTGTTGACTTCTTGATCAAGAAAGGGAAGGCAAATGAGGCTATTGATGTTGCGAATGAGCTTTTGAGGATGTCGAATAACGTTATTTCGAGGATGATTATGAGTGAAAGTTGTAGTGAAAATGAAGGAGAGGCTGAAGAGGTGAGGAAGTTGGTGCTAGACACTGTGCATCTTACGGGGAAGTTTAATGTTTcggattttatttggttttttaaGAACTGGGATGTGCAAGGGTTTAGTAAGAGATTGAAGGAAATTAGGGATAGGTTTGATTCTATGATGGAGAGGATTATCAAGGAGcatcaagagaagaggaagagaagaaaagaagttgGTGGAGGAGATGGTGAAATTAAGGATCTACTTGATATTTTATTGGATATATTTGAAGATGAGAACTCCGAAATCAAATTGAAAATGGAGAACATAAAAGCCTTCATCTTGGTAAGTATCAAGTGACTCATATTTATGATTATACGATCTCAAAATACGCTATAGTCAACACATTTTAGTTGTCAGGACCTATAATTATATGATCTCAAAGTATGCCCTTTTTTTTTGCAGGACCTATTTATGGCTGGATCAGACACTTCAGCCCTAACCATAGAATGGGCATTGGCAGAACTAATAAACCATCCACATGAGATGGAAAGAGCAAGACAAGAGATTAATGAAGTAATTGGAAGTACTAGAATAGTAGAAGAATCAGACATTGTAAACCTCCCTTACCTACAAGCAATAGTCAAAGAAACACTAAGAATTCACCCAACAGGTCCATTAATTGTAAGAGAATCATCTGAAGAGTGCATCATACAAGGCTATGAGATTCCAGCAAAGACACAACTGTTTGTTAACATATGGTCTATTGGAAGGGACCCTAATTATTGGGATAACCCACTTGAGTTTAGGCCAGAGAGGTTTATTAGTGAAGTTGGAAATTTGGATGTGAGGGGACAACATTTTCATATGATTCCATTTGGGAGTGGGAGAAGAGGCTGCCCTGGAACTTCACTGGCTTTGCATGTTGTGCAAGCAAACCTTGCTGCTATGATTCAATGTTTTGAATGGAAAGTTAGTGGAGGTAGTGAGAGGGTTGATATGGAAGAGAAACCTGGATTAACTCTTTCAAGGGCACATCCTTTAATCTGTGTTCCTGTGCCTAGGCTTGATCCTTTTCCTTCTATGTGATTTTGATCATTGATTAAGGTTGgggagaa
The Vicia villosa cultivar HV-30 ecotype Madison, WI linkage group LG6, Vvil1.0, whole genome shotgun sequence genome window above contains:
- the LOC131614943 gene encoding cytochrome P450 705A12-like; amino-acid sequence: MPRNIYVKGSLDVLHLVSFELQVKKLKPLSQNLSMPFFYIFFFLALLIFFTSLIKNIQTTKENSKFNPPPSPPSLPIIGHLHLIGSIIPKSFQKLSHHYGPLLHLKLGASTSILVSNAQVAKQVMKNHDLNFCYRPQFGSSHDFLYKGSYFITAPYGPYWRFMKKLCVTKLLSSSQLDRFLHIREQELESLLKSFVVCCNENRSTDLCLDFTSFTNNILCRMAMGTTCFDKDVIRCLVREFMHVGAKLSMGEVFGPLGILDLFGYGKKLRRIVGEFDHILEDFLKEHEERNSEDCQGDMMDVLLEVYRNPNAEVRLTRNDIKAFFLDIFLAGTDTSSVAMQWAMAEIINNPKILKKLRAEIKSVVGPTRLVRESDIPKLPYLQACVKEVLRLHPSAPFALRQSSEDCKINGYDIKAQTRTLINVYAIMRDPQSWVNPEEYIPERFLDSGDEINGGDGYVNKMDGGDDFRYIPFGFGRRGCPGSSLALKVIEVTVAALVQCFEWKIKGGGKVDLEEGSSFSVGLAKPLVCYPVTCFNPFEVCD
- the LOC131612676 gene encoding 3,9-dihydroxypterocarpan 6A-monooxygenase-like; this translates as MADYQGYFILFIIWLISTILIRALLKRTHNKPNLPPTPFSLPIIGHLHLLGTIPHQGFHKLSTKYGPIVHLFLGSIPCVVASSPESAKEFLKTHENFFSNRPQSSAVDYLTYGSQDFSFSPYGPYWKFMKKICMSELLSGVTLTRLLPVRKQETKRFVDFLIKKGKANEAIDVANELLRMSNNVISRMIMSESCSENEGEAEEVRKLVLDTVHLTGKFNVSDFIWFFKNWDVQGFSKRLKEIRDRFDSMMERIIKEHQEKRKRRKEVGGGDGEIKDLLDILLDIFEDENSEIKLKMENIKAFILDLFMAGSDTSALTIEWALAELINHPHEMERARQEINEVIGSTRIVEESDIVNLPYLQAIVKETLRIHPTGPLIVRESSEECIIQGYEIPAKTQLFVNIWSIGRDPNYWDNPLEFRPERFISEVGNLDVRGQHFHMIPFGSGRRGCPGTSLALHVVQANLAAMIQCFEWKVSGGSERVDMEEKPGLTLSRAHPLICVPVPRLDPFPSM